A single window of Pieris napi chromosome 8, ilPieNapi1.2, whole genome shotgun sequence DNA harbors:
- the LOC125051807 gene encoding mitochondrial ribonuclease P catalytic subunit isoform X2 translates to MIFNRQYLGLRQQIKYLRSVLNNGEKDWTIVKENLLKKRGNYNGKNIDAMMLKVMVRSSEFDAAFKFADYLKANNTELSLGATNGLLILYHNYAKENSLSNKERGFILDSYKKLYDKYRILDSSTAENLLHALCSICEWKKCLRVLGDIKESGKPTHSAYSTLIGTLFKMNKKTEALKIINMSVIDRRPLQDYPYEEWIKYIFRKYKDTKTIAKYLDEICAHIKLSGIPITKYTADKMKNAYSELKWETNYTTILKKNGECTTCHERLECMKLTPDEFTLLQNNVREKLIVGSDLFLKSSPQELERFQNFLNQTAPYDIVLDALNICYIANQNIKDRLQVLKFVVNHFSNENKKILLLGRKHMMKWNRGGLEYLMRRCLTFFTDDLSQDDPYFITAAIMSGPHTDIVSRDLLRGHRFVLKQHDLRMIFQRWQWEHQWKVYGNKRGPFIQSPLLFTPCAQKNSNIWHIPYEAEYASTEGKVNDGVPDCSTWLCMKPNSVKK, encoded by the exons atgatttttaatagacaatatTTGGGACTAAGAc aacaaattaaatatctaaGATCTGTTTTGAATAATGGTGAAAAAGATTGGACTATCGTTAAAGAAAACCTTCTTAAAAAGCGTGGAAATTACAACGGAAAAAATATAGATGCCATGATGTTGAAGGTAATGGTTAGGAGTAGTGAATTTGATGCTGCATTCAAATTTGCGGACTATTTAAAAGCAAATAATACTGAACTATCTTTAGGTGCCACAAATGGACTTCTGATACTGTACCATAACTATGCGAAAGAAAACAGTCTTTCTAATAAAGAAAGAGGTTTTATATTagattcatataaaaaactatatgataaatatagaatattaGATTCTTCTACAGCAGAAAACTTATTACATGCATTATGTTCTATATGTGAGTGGAAGAAATGTTTGAGAGTTTTAGgtgatataaaagaaagtggAAAACCCACCCACTCTGCGTATAGTACATTAATTGGTACACTGttcaaaatgaataaaaagacTGAAgctcttaaaataattaacatgaGTGTAATTGACAGACGTCCGCTTCAAGATTATCCTTACGAGGAAtggattaaatatatttttaggaaatataaagatacaaaaactattgcaaaatatttggaTGAAATTTGTGCACATATTAAACTTAGTGGTATTCCAATTACTAAGTATACAGctgataaaatgaaaaatgctTATTCAGAATTGAAGTGGGAAACTAATTAtactacaatattaaaaaaaaa TGGTGAATGTACTACATGTCATGAAAGACTGGAATGTATGAAATTAACACCTGATGAGTTTACATTACTACAAAACAATGTTAGGGAAAAACTTATAGTAGGCTCTGATTTATTCTTAAAATCCTCGCCTCAAGAACTAGAACGGtttcaaaactttttaaacCAAACAGCACCATATGACATTGTTTTAGAtgctttaaatatatgttatatagcAAACCAAAATATTAAGGATCGTTTGCAAGTTTTAAAGTTTGTAGTTAATCATTTTTCTAatgaaaataagaaaattttactGTTGGGTCGGAAACACATGATGAAGTGGAATAGAGGCGGGTTGGAATATCTTATGAGAAGATGCCTTACTTTTTTCACGGATGATTT ATCACAAGACGATCCATATTTCATAACCGCAGCGATAATGAGCGGGCCTCATACTGATATTGTATCTCGTGATTTGCTACGAGGACACCGTTTTGTATTGAAGCAACATGATCTTAGAATGATCTTCCAACGGTGGCAATGGGAACATCAGTGGAAGGTCTATGGCAATAAGCGAGGCCCGTTTATTCAG TCCCCATTATTGTTTACACCGTGTGCCCAAAAGAACTCGAACATTTGGCACATCCCATACGAAGCTGAATACGCCTCAACGGAAGGAAAAGTTAATGATGGAGTCCCTGACTGCTCGACGTGGTTGTGTATGAAACCAAAttctgttaaaaaataa
- the LOC125051807 gene encoding mitochondrial ribonuclease P catalytic subunit isoform X1, with amino-acid sequence MIFNRQYLGLRHYAAFVQLNSTEQIKYLRSVLNNGEKDWTIVKENLLKKRGNYNGKNIDAMMLKVMVRSSEFDAAFKFADYLKANNTELSLGATNGLLILYHNYAKENSLSNKERGFILDSYKKLYDKYRILDSSTAENLLHALCSICEWKKCLRVLGDIKESGKPTHSAYSTLIGTLFKMNKKTEALKIINMSVIDRRPLQDYPYEEWIKYIFRKYKDTKTIAKYLDEICAHIKLSGIPITKYTADKMKNAYSELKWETNYTTILKKNGECTTCHERLECMKLTPDEFTLLQNNVREKLIVGSDLFLKSSPQELERFQNFLNQTAPYDIVLDALNICYIANQNIKDRLQVLKFVVNHFSNENKKILLLGRKHMMKWNRGGLEYLMRRCLTFFTDDLSQDDPYFITAAIMSGPHTDIVSRDLLRGHRFVLKQHDLRMIFQRWQWEHQWKVYGNKRGPFIQSPLLFTPCAQKNSNIWHIPYEAEYASTEGKVNDGVPDCSTWLCMKPNSVKK; translated from the exons atgatttttaatagacaatatTTGGGACTAAGAc ACTATGCTGCATTTGTACAACTGAATTCCAcagaacaaattaaatatctaaGATCTGTTTTGAATAATGGTGAAAAAGATTGGACTATCGTTAAAGAAAACCTTCTTAAAAAGCGTGGAAATTACAACGGAAAAAATATAGATGCCATGATGTTGAAGGTAATGGTTAGGAGTAGTGAATTTGATGCTGCATTCAAATTTGCGGACTATTTAAAAGCAAATAATACTGAACTATCTTTAGGTGCCACAAATGGACTTCTGATACTGTACCATAACTATGCGAAAGAAAACAGTCTTTCTAATAAAGAAAGAGGTTTTATATTagattcatataaaaaactatatgataaatatagaatattaGATTCTTCTACAGCAGAAAACTTATTACATGCATTATGTTCTATATGTGAGTGGAAGAAATGTTTGAGAGTTTTAGgtgatataaaagaaagtggAAAACCCACCCACTCTGCGTATAGTACATTAATTGGTACACTGttcaaaatgaataaaaagacTGAAgctcttaaaataattaacatgaGTGTAATTGACAGACGTCCGCTTCAAGATTATCCTTACGAGGAAtggattaaatatatttttaggaaatataaagatacaaaaactattgcaaaatatttggaTGAAATTTGTGCACATATTAAACTTAGTGGTATTCCAATTACTAAGTATACAGctgataaaatgaaaaatgctTATTCAGAATTGAAGTGGGAAACTAATTAtactacaatattaaaaaaaaa TGGTGAATGTACTACATGTCATGAAAGACTGGAATGTATGAAATTAACACCTGATGAGTTTACATTACTACAAAACAATGTTAGGGAAAAACTTATAGTAGGCTCTGATTTATTCTTAAAATCCTCGCCTCAAGAACTAGAACGGtttcaaaactttttaaacCAAACAGCACCATATGACATTGTTTTAGAtgctttaaatatatgttatatagcAAACCAAAATATTAAGGATCGTTTGCAAGTTTTAAAGTTTGTAGTTAATCATTTTTCTAatgaaaataagaaaattttactGTTGGGTCGGAAACACATGATGAAGTGGAATAGAGGCGGGTTGGAATATCTTATGAGAAGATGCCTTACTTTTTTCACGGATGATTT ATCACAAGACGATCCATATTTCATAACCGCAGCGATAATGAGCGGGCCTCATACTGATATTGTATCTCGTGATTTGCTACGAGGACACCGTTTTGTATTGAAGCAACATGATCTTAGAATGATCTTCCAACGGTGGCAATGGGAACATCAGTGGAAGGTCTATGGCAATAAGCGAGGCCCGTTTATTCAG TCCCCATTATTGTTTACACCGTGTGCCCAAAAGAACTCGAACATTTGGCACATCCCATACGAAGCTGAATACGCCTCAACGGAAGGAAAAGTTAATGATGGAGTCCCTGACTGCTCGACGTGGTTGTGTATGAAACCAAAttctgttaaaaaataa
- the LOC125051664 gene encoding N-alpha-acetyltransferase 20: protein MTTIRPFTCEDMLKFNNVNLDPLTETYGLSFYTQYLAHWPEFFQVAESPSGEIMGYIMGKAEGLGDNWHGHVTALTVSPDYRRLGIAATLMNILEDVSEKKKAYFVDLFVRVSNKVAINMYKNLGYIVYRTVLEYYSGDPDEDAYDMRKACSRDVHKKSVVPLSHPVRPEEVD from the exons atGACTACTATTAGGCCTTTTACTTGCGAAGACAtgcttaaatttaataatgt tAACTTAGACCCGCTGACTGAAACATATGGCTTGTCCTTTTACACTCAGTATTTGGCTCATTGGCCTGAATTTTTTCAAGTAGCAGAGTCTCCGAGTGGAGAGATAATGGGATACA TAATGGGAAAAGCTGAAGGGCTTGGTGATAATTGGCATGGTCATGTAACCGCATTAACTGTAAGTCCTGATTATAGAAGATTAGGTATTGCAGCTACATTAATGAATATTCTTGAGGATGTTTCAGAAAA AAAAAAAGCATACTTTGTGGATCTTTTTGTCAGAGTTAGTAACAAAGTAGctataaatatgtacaaaaatttGGGGTATATTGTATATCGAACAGTGTTGGAATACTATTCTGGAGATCCTGATGAAGATGCCTATg ATATGAGGAAAGCATGTTCCAGAGATGTGCATAAAAAGTCAGTTGTACCTTTATCACATCCAGTCAGACCAGAAGAAGTGGATTAA
- the LOC125051808 gene encoding uncharacterized protein LOC125051808: MPKGRQSVDSGSKNASKSDLSGSSDHNVKIMKNVEGGDEVKKMPRNRRLMERVEMLARPTARRLRCLWDEKGDVLPPERRNKIKSALEEDYFLSPEQTEQYFQAISGSSKHWSGPGGMVSRKDQADKVRELRQRQKWLINFSAQVAYRLCDYIAKGQKEILVSNRLRSIADVVLERVAEILGEPKPARTDPGRLARFMVAISDRIAVWIENAVYRADAIEPKESSIDEHMRLDTEKPLIC; the protein is encoded by the exons atgcCGAAAGGGAGACAATCTGTTGATTCAGGATCCAAAAATGCCTCTAAATCTGATTTATCAGGGTCTTCCGATCATAATGTCAAAATCATGAAAAACGTTGAAGGAG gcgatgaagtaaaaaaaatgccaCGGAATCGACGTTTAATGGAGCGCGTAGAAATGTTAGCCCGTCCAACCGCCAGGCGTTTACGTTGCTTGTGGGATGAAAAGGGTGATGTTCTTCCACCTGAAAGGAGGAACAAGATCAAAAGTGCTTTGGAAGAAGATTACTTCCTTAGTCCAGA acAAACTGAGCAATATTTCCAAGCAATAAGTGGCTCCTCAAAACACTGGTCGGGTCCTGGTGGTATGGTAAGCCGAAAGGATCAAGCGGATAAAGTACGTGAATTAAGACAACGACAGAAGTGGCTTATTAATTTCAGTGCACAG GTGGCCTACCGTCTATGCGATTATATAGCGAAGGGGCAGAAGGAAATATTGGTGTCAAATAGGCTGAGAAGCATTGCTGATGTTGTATTGGAACGTGTGGCTGAAATTTTAg GTGAGCCGAAGCCAGCTCGCACTGACCCTGGTCGCCTCGCCCGTTTCATGGTGGCTATATCAGATCGCATAGCTGTATGGATTGAAAATGCCGTGTACCGAGCTGATGCCATCGAGCCCAAGGAGTCCAGTATTGATGAGCATATGCGCCTGGACACGGAAAAACCCCTCATCTGTTAA
- the LOC125051807 gene encoding mitochondrial ribonuclease P catalytic subunit isoform X3 — protein sequence MNKKTEALKIINMSVIDRRPLQDYPYEEWIKYIFRKYKDTKTIAKYLDEICAHIKLSGIPITKYTADKMKNAYSELKWETNYTTILKKNGECTTCHERLECMKLTPDEFTLLQNNVREKLIVGSDLFLKSSPQELERFQNFLNQTAPYDIVLDALNICYIANQNIKDRLQVLKFVVNHFSNENKKILLLGRKHMMKWNRGGLEYLMRRCLTFFTDDLSQDDPYFITAAIMSGPHTDIVSRDLLRGHRFVLKQHDLRMIFQRWQWEHQWKVYGNKRGPFIQSPLLFTPCAQKNSNIWHIPYEAEYASTEGKVNDGVPDCSTWLCMKPNSVKK from the exons atgaataaaaagacTGAAgctcttaaaataattaacatgaGTGTAATTGACAGACGTCCGCTTCAAGATTATCCTTACGAGGAAtggattaaatatatttttaggaaatataaagatacaaaaactattgcaaaatatttggaTGAAATTTGTGCACATATTAAACTTAGTGGTATTCCAATTACTAAGTATACAGctgataaaatgaaaaatgctTATTCAGAATTGAAGTGGGAAACTAATTAtactacaatattaaaaaaaaa TGGTGAATGTACTACATGTCATGAAAGACTGGAATGTATGAAATTAACACCTGATGAGTTTACATTACTACAAAACAATGTTAGGGAAAAACTTATAGTAGGCTCTGATTTATTCTTAAAATCCTCGCCTCAAGAACTAGAACGGtttcaaaactttttaaacCAAACAGCACCATATGACATTGTTTTAGAtgctttaaatatatgttatatagcAAACCAAAATATTAAGGATCGTTTGCAAGTTTTAAAGTTTGTAGTTAATCATTTTTCTAatgaaaataagaaaattttactGTTGGGTCGGAAACACATGATGAAGTGGAATAGAGGCGGGTTGGAATATCTTATGAGAAGATGCCTTACTTTTTTCACGGATGATTT ATCACAAGACGATCCATATTTCATAACCGCAGCGATAATGAGCGGGCCTCATACTGATATTGTATCTCGTGATTTGCTACGAGGACACCGTTTTGTATTGAAGCAACATGATCTTAGAATGATCTTCCAACGGTGGCAATGGGAACATCAGTGGAAGGTCTATGGCAATAAGCGAGGCCCGTTTATTCAG TCCCCATTATTGTTTACACCGTGTGCCCAAAAGAACTCGAACATTTGGCACATCCCATACGAAGCTGAATACGCCTCAACGGAAGGAAAAGTTAATGATGGAGTCCCTGACTGCTCGACGTGGTTGTGTATGAAACCAAAttctgttaaaaaataa
- the LOC125051663 gene encoding protein crooked neck, translating to MEGKPAKMPKVAKVKNKAPAEIQITAEQLLREAKERDLEILPPPPKQKISDPEELRDYQHRKRKAFEDNIRKNRMVIGNWLKYAQWEESQKQVQRARSIYERALDVDHRNVTLWLKYAEMEMRNRQVNHARNLWDRAVTILPRVSQFWYKYTYMEEMLENVAGARQVFERWIEWQPDEQAWQTYINFELRYKELDRARQIYERFVMVHPDVKNWIKYARFEENHGFINSARKVFERAVEFFGDEELDERLFIAFAKFEENQKEHDRARVIYKYALDHIPKDRNKELYKAYTIHEKKYGDRSGIEDVIVNKRKYMYEQEVIENPTNYDAWFDYIRLVENEGNVDVIRDTYERAIANVPPTKDKQFWRRYIYLWINYALYEELEAEDVDRARQVYKTCLELIPHKIFTFSKIWLMYAQLEVRCKDLKQARKSLGMALGICPRDKLYRGYIDLEIQLREFDRCRILYQKFLEYGPENCITWIKFAELETLLGDSDRARAIYEIAVGQPRLDMPELLWKSYIDFEVSQGETERARQLYERLLERTVHVKVWLSYAKFELHAENPDNINVELARRVYERANDSLRSAGEKEARVLLLEAWKDFEIEIGDDIKLEKVMAKMPRRVKKRQKIVSESGVEEGWEEVFDYIFPEDEMVRPNLKLLAAAKMWRKQQEITEPFHTETNLDEDSQSSTDECDPQTTDHSSKNNAVSE from the exons ATGGAAGGAAAGCCTGCAAAAATGCCTAAAGTGGCAAAG GTTAAAAACAAAGCACCAGCAGAAATTCAAATCACTGCTGAGCAATTACTGCGTGAGGCTAAAGAAAGAGATTTAGAGATATTACCACCACcaccaaaacaaaaaatatcggATCCAGAGGAGCTTCGAGACTATCAACATAGAAAGAGAAAAGCTTTCGAAGAtaacataagaaaaaataGAATG GTTATAGGCAATTGGTTGAAATATGCACAATGGGAAGAATCACAGAAACAAGTTCAGAGAGCCCGGTCAATCTATGAAAGAGCTTTGGATGTGGACCATAGAAATGTTACCTTGTG gttGAAATATGCTGAAATGGAGATGCGTAATCGGCAAGTAAATCATGCCAGAAATTTATGGGATAGAGCGGTGACAATTCTACCAAGAGTGTCACAGTTTTGGTACAAGTATACATACATGGAAGAAATGCTTGAAAATGTAGCTGGTGCAAGACAA GTTTTTGAACGATGGATTGAATGGCAACCAGATGAACAAGCTTGGCAAACTTACATCAACTTTGAATTAAGGTACAAAGAACTAGATAGAGCAAGACAAATCTATGAGAGATTTGTTATGGTTCACCCAGATGTTAAGAATTGGATTAAGTATGCAAGATTTGAAGAAAATCATGGTTTTATTAATAGTGCTAGAAAAGTCTTTGAAAGAGCTGTAGAATTTTTTGGAGATGAAGAGTTAGATGAAAGGTTGTTTATTGCATTTGCAAAGTTTGAAGAGAATCAAAAAGAACATGACAGAGCCagagttatatataaatatgcttTGGACCACATTCctaaagatagaaataaagaaCTGTATAAAGCTTATACTATACATGAAAAGAAGTATGGAGACAGATCTGGAATTGAAGATGTTAtagttaataaaagaaaatatatgtatgaacAAGAAGTAATTGAGAATCCCACTAATTATGATGCATGGTTTGATTATATCAGACTTGTAGAAAATGAGGGCAATGTAGATGTCATTAGAGATACATATGAAAGAGCTATTGCAAATGTACCACCAACAAAAGATAAACAATTTTGGAGGCGCTATATTTACTTATGGATTAATTATGCCTTATATGAAGAGTTAGAAGCTGAAGATGTTGACAGAGCAAGGCAAGTGTATAAAACTTGTCTTGAATTAATCCcgcataaaatatttacattctcGAAAATTTGGCTTATGTATGCACAATTGGAAGTCAGATGCAAGGATTTAAAACAAGCTAGAAAATCTTTGGGCATGGCATTAGGTATATGTCCTAGAGACAAACTTTACAGAGGTTACATTGATTTAGAGATTCAGCTCAGGGAATTTGACAGATGTAGAATTCTCTACCAAAAGTTTTTAGAGTATGGACCTGAAAATTGCATAACTTGGAttaagtttgcagaacttgaAACATTATTAGGTGATAGTGACAGAGCAAGAGCTATTTATGAAATAGCTGTTGGTCAACCAAGACTTGATATGCCTGAATTATTATGGAAAAGTTACATAGACTTTGAAGTATCTCAAGGTGAAACAGAGAGGGCTAGGCAACTTTATGAAAGACTTTTGGAAAGAACTGTGCATGTCAAGGTTTGGTTATCCTATGCAAAATTTGAACTTCATGCTGAAAATCCTGACAATATAAATGTAGAATTAGCTAGACGTGTTTATGAACGTGCTAATGATAGTCTAAGAAGTGCAGGGGAAAAAGAAGCAAGAGTACTGTTATTAGAAGCTTGGAAAGACTTTGAAATAGAAATTGGTGATGACATTAAACTAGAAAAAGTAATGGCGAAAATGCCTAGAAGGGTTAAGAAAAGGCAAAAGATTGTTAGTGAAAGTGGTGTTGAAGAGGGGTGGGAGGAAGTGTTTGATTACATTTTCCCAGAGGATGAGATGGTTAGACCTAACCTCAAATTGCTTGCTGCTGCTAAAATGTGGCGCAAACAACAAGAAATCACAGAACCTTTTCATACAGAAACAAATCTAGATGAAGATTCTCAAAGTTCAACTGACGAGTGTGATCCACAAACAACAGATCACAGCTCCAAGAATAATGCTGTTTCTgaataa